From the Solanum lycopersicum chromosome 10, SLM_r2.1 genome, one window contains:
- the LOC101267662 gene encoding lycopene beta cyclase, chloroplastic translates to MDTLLKTPNKLEFLQPFHGFAVKGSSFSSVKPLKLGFRKFCENWGRGVCVKARSSTLLELVPEIKKENLDFELPMYDPSKGLVVDLAVVGGGPAGLAVAQQVSEAGLSVCSIDPSPKLIWPNNYGVWVDEFEAMDLLDCLDATWSGAVVYVDDDKTKNLDRPYGRVNRKQLKSKMMQKCILNGVKFHQAKVIKVIHEEAKSMLICSDGVTIQATVVLDATGFSRCLVQYDKPYNPGYQVAYGILAQVEEHPFDTSKMLFMDWRDSHLNNNVKLKERNRKVPTFLYAMPFSSNRIFLEETSLVARPGLRMDDIQERMVARLSHLGIKVTSIEEDEQCVIPMGGPLPVIPQRVVGIGGTAGMVHPSTGYMVARTLAAAPVVANAIVQYLGSDKDHLGNELSASVWKDLWPIERRRQREFFCFGMDILLKLDLSATRRFFDAFFDLEPRYWHGFLSSRLFLPELMFFGLSLFSHASNTSRLEIMTKGTFPLVTMINNLLKDTE, encoded by the coding sequence ATGGATACATTGTTGAAAACCCCAAATAAGCTTGAATTTCTACAACCCTTTCATGGATTTGCTGTTAAAGGTAGCTCCTTTAGCTCTGTAAAGCCTCTGAAGCTTGGTTTTAGAAAATTTTGTGAGAATTGGGGAAGAGGGGTTTGTGTTAAAGCTAGGAGTAGTACTCTTTTGGAGCTTGTACCTGAGATAAAGAAGGAAAATCTTGATTTTGAGCTTCCTATGTATGACCCTTCAAAAGGGCTTGTTGTAGATCTAGCTGTGGTTGGTGGTGGACCTGCTGGGCTTGCTGTTGCACAGCAGGTTTCGGAGGCTGGGTTATCGGTTTGCTCGATTGACCCGTCCCCTAAATTGATATGGCCTAACAACTATGGTGTTTGGGTGGATGAATTTGAGGCCATGGATTTGTTGGATTGCCTTGATGCGACATGGTCAGGTGCTGTTGTTTATGTCGATGATGATAAAACTAAGAATCTTGATAGACCTTATGGAAGGGTTAATAGGAAACAGCTTAAGTCGAAAATGATGCAGAAATGCATACTAAATGGTGTTAAATTTCACCAAGCAAAAGTTATAAAGGTAATTCATGAGGAAGCTAAATCTATGCTGATTTGCAGTGATGGTGTGACTATTCAGGCAACAGTGGTTCTTGATGCGACGGGATTCTCTAGATGTCTTGTTCAGTATGATAAGCCATATAATCCTGGGTATCAAGTCGCTTATGGCATATTGGCACAAGTGGAGGAACATCCCTTCGATACAAGTAAGATGCTTTTTATGGATTGGCGAGATTCCCATCTTAATAACAATGTGAAGCTGAAAGAGAGGAACAGAAAAGTTCCAACTTTTCTCTATGCCATGCCATTTTCATCAAACAGAATATTTCTTGAAGAAACCTCCCTTGTAGCTCGTCCTGGATTACGTATGGATGATATACAAGAACGAATGGTGGCTCGTTTGAGTCACTTGGGTATAAAAGTTACGAGCATTGAAGAAGATGAGCAGTGTGTGATCCCAATGGGAGGCCCCCTTCCAGTAATACCTCAGAGGGTAGTTGGAATTGGTGGTACTGCTGGTATGGTTCATCCTTCTACGGGTTATATGGTAGCAAGGACACTAGCTGCAGCTCCTGTCGTTGCTAATGCAATAGTTCAGTACCTTGGTTCTGATAAGGACCATCTAGGTAATGAGTTATCGGCATCTGTTTGGAAAGATTTGTGGCCCATAGAAAGGAGACGTCAAAGAGAATTCTTTTGCTTTGGTATGGATATTCTTCTGAAGCTTGATTTATCCGCTACAAGAAGGTTTTTCGATGCCTTTTTTGATCTAGAACCTCGTTATTGGCATGGTTTCTTGTCATCTCGGCTGTTTCTTCCTGAACTCATGTTTTTCGGTCTATCCCTTTTCTCTCATGCTTCAAATACTTCTAGATTAGAGATAATGACCAAAGGAACTTTTCCTTTGGTTACTATGATTAACAATTTGTTAAAGGATACAGAATGA